A part of Streptomyces sp. NBC_01451 genomic DNA contains:
- a CDS encoding class F sortase: MSASELAEEEERRKKRAPWGVIALVLLTGLALIRNGSGEFDVGPPQPASAAAADSRLPGGTFSSAPAALPYSVVDRVRIPAIQVDAPVLPVGLDAAGWVDAPPPEDPNLAGWFTGAVSPGEKGTAVIVGHVDNKQGPAVFYGLGALKKGYRVEVGRQDGKTAVFEIYGIEVFAKDNFPGDRVYGSRNTPELRVITCGGGFSKQNGYNGNVVVFARLIEVR, from the coding sequence ATGTCTGCGTCCGAGCTGGCGGAAGAAGAGGAGCGGCGGAAGAAGCGCGCTCCGTGGGGCGTGATAGCGCTTGTTCTGCTGACCGGCCTCGCTCTCATTCGGAACGGTTCCGGAGAGTTCGACGTGGGTCCGCCACAGCCCGCTTCGGCGGCGGCGGCGGACAGCCGCCTCCCGGGGGGCACGTTCTCCAGCGCCCCGGCCGCGCTGCCGTACTCCGTGGTCGACCGGGTGCGGATCCCGGCGATCCAGGTGGACGCGCCGGTGCTGCCGGTGGGCCTGGACGCGGCCGGGTGGGTGGACGCCCCGCCGCCGGAGGACCCGAACCTGGCCGGCTGGTTCACCGGTGCCGTGTCGCCCGGCGAGAAGGGCACCGCGGTGATCGTCGGCCACGTCGACAACAAACAGGGCCCCGCCGTGTTCTACGGACTCGGGGCCCTCAAGAAGGGATATCGCGTCGAGGTCGGGCGCCAGGACGGAAAGACCGCCGTTTTCGAGATCTACGGCATCGAGGTCTTCGCGAAGGACAACTTTCCCGGAGACCGCGTCTACGGCAGCAGGAACACTCCCGAATTGCGGGTCATCACCTGCGGGGGCGGTTTCTCCAAGCAGAACGGCTACAACGGAAACGTGGTGGTGTTCGCCCGCCTGATCGAGGTTCGCTGA
- a CDS encoding universal stress protein → MTEHQHSPRDEHRFERGTDGPRVIVVGVDGSDSSLRAAAYAAGLARRQHALLALVYVQPVLTAGAAFGAPVAEATDGIAKDLIAQIRESAEQVKGIFDVRWEFHTLRGDPYTGLVKAADDLKADAVVVGTSEQAGHRIIGSVAVRLVKAGRWPVTVVP, encoded by the coding sequence GTGACGGAACACCAGCACTCACCCCGGGACGAGCATCGGTTCGAGCGGGGCACGGACGGTCCGAGGGTCATCGTGGTCGGCGTCGACGGCTCCGACTCCTCGCTCCGTGCCGCCGCCTACGCCGCAGGGCTGGCCCGGCGCCAGCACGCGCTGCTCGCCCTGGTGTACGTACAGCCGGTGCTGACGGCGGGCGCCGCGTTCGGGGCGCCCGTGGCGGAGGCGACGGACGGCATCGCGAAGGACCTCATCGCGCAGATCCGGGAGTCGGCCGAGCAGGTCAAGGGGATATTCGATGTCCGCTGGGAGTTCCACACCCTCCGCGGGGACCCGTACACGGGCCTGGTGAAGGCCGCCGACGACCTCAAGGCGGACGCGGTGGTCGTCGGCACGTCCGAGCAGGCGGGCCACCGGATCATCGGTTCGGTCGCGGTCCGGCTGGTGAAGGCGGGCCGCTGGCCGGTCACGGTCGTGCCGTAG
- a CDS encoding polysaccharide deacetylase family protein yields the protein MTKDQLLTRRRALMIGGAAAVGAAGTAALLTAGQDTTPAARPAAPAAGPPAHRALKPSAYRLEPLTGYGPPRAAAHGRTLVRREPLLRVSGRGRTMVLTFDDGPDPRYTPDILRTLREHDVRAMFFVCGEMAVDNKDLLAEMTEDGHVVGNHTWSHPLLTRLTRSEIRSQMERTSEVVEDACGEPPVWFRAPYGAWNRAAFQLGADLGMEPLAWTVDTLDWMTPGVRTIADRVERGAAPGVVVLSHDAGGDRSQSVRALREYLPELLDSGYRITVPTRHYT from the coding sequence ATGACGAAGGATCAGTTGCTCACACGGCGCCGGGCGTTGATGATCGGCGGAGCCGCCGCCGTGGGAGCGGCCGGTACGGCCGCGCTGCTCACCGCCGGCCAGGACACGACCCCGGCCGCCCGGCCCGCCGCCCCCGCCGCGGGCCCTCCGGCGCACCGCGCGCTCAAGCCCTCCGCGTACCGCCTCGAACCCCTCACCGGCTACGGCCCGCCGCGCGCGGCTGCCCACGGTCGCACCCTGGTCCGCCGGGAGCCGCTGCTGCGCGTGTCCGGACGGGGCCGCACCATGGTGCTGACCTTCGACGACGGCCCGGACCCCCGCTACACCCCCGACATCCTGCGGACCCTGCGCGAGCACGACGTCCGCGCGATGTTCTTCGTGTGCGGGGAGATGGCGGTCGACAACAAGGACCTGCTCGCCGAGATGACCGAGGACGGACACGTCGTCGGCAACCACACCTGGTCCCACCCGCTGCTCACCCGCCTCACGCGCTCCGAGATCCGCTCCCAGATGGAACGCACCAGCGAGGTCGTCGAGGACGCCTGCGGCGAGCCGCCCGTCTGGTTCCGCGCTCCCTACGGCGCCTGGAACCGTGCCGCCTTCCAGCTCGGCGCCGACCTCGGCATGGAGCCCCTCGCCTGGACCGTCGACACCCTCGACTGGATGACCCCCGGTGTCCGCACCATCGCCGACCGGGTCGAGCGCGGCGCCGCCCCGGGTGTCGTGGTGCTCTCCCACGACGCGGGCGGCGACCGCTCGCAGAGTGTGCGGGCACTGCGCGAGTATCTGCCGGAACTGCTGGACTCCGGCTACCGCATCACCGTGCCGACCCGGCATTACACGTAA